A genomic window from Streptomyces sp. WMMC940 includes:
- a CDS encoding DUF1996 domain-containing protein yields the protein MLGGGGLIAVNTYASAGEGWGQSQNQTLGAGAAASTIKCPEVANGLSEVPDAARPEVDKELAAMDSQITEAYKRFAEQKEQVARDPKFAENAVLGPLEDKRTASLDRISTAIGRSGERPKGLESMAACELKEDDADNQGQDGGQGEGQDNGQGQDDGGQDQGDGNGNGGQAGNGPEQSDFVDIQSVQPNVDNPPNQQNASRGTFTTDCGVNENGKFNPDNVIVAPGVANGAHHMHDYVGNQANDAFASDDDLANGQTTCVDQGDKSTYYWPVLRLQNGQQENDADADGGGKDQNVGEIQTPSQVTLNFVGSPVSEVTAMPRFLRIITGDAKAFVNGDANANASWSCTGFEDRQLKDKYPICPEGSQVVRSFKFQSCWDGQNTDSANHRTHVAFAQDNGACPNGFRAIPQLVQRIVYDVPPPVFDGANPSVFAVDSFPEQLHKPITDHGDFINVFDENLMEELVSCINEGRECGPGDAGAPPADGGDNGGDNGGDNGGDNGGDNGGDNGGDDGAGNGENPADPAPPNDGATGGQDAPDAPGEPQNPGGDNPPADGGAGGQDAPGAPGGDDKPGAAAGAGQDGSGQNGAGQDGSGGDGGSGEQNAPEGGGDVKDPEVLAGSSAGSSAGSNGSSQTGTGDGEPAAQATKDAGENDPEPNGGSRPVAAGQGGGLAETGAQLWPSAAGAVLLVAGVLLLRTRRPQRAAARRH from the coding sequence ATGCTGGGCGGGGGCGGGCTGATCGCCGTCAACACCTATGCCTCGGCCGGCGAGGGGTGGGGGCAGTCGCAGAACCAGACTCTCGGTGCGGGCGCTGCCGCGTCCACCATCAAGTGTCCTGAGGTCGCGAACGGGCTCTCGGAGGTGCCGGACGCGGCGAGGCCGGAGGTCGACAAGGAACTGGCCGCGATGGACAGCCAGATCACGGAGGCATACAAGCGGTTCGCCGAGCAGAAGGAACAGGTCGCGCGGGACCCGAAGTTCGCCGAGAACGCGGTCCTCGGTCCGCTGGAGGACAAACGGACCGCCAGCCTCGACCGCATCTCCACGGCGATCGGCCGGTCCGGCGAACGGCCGAAGGGCCTCGAGTCCATGGCTGCCTGCGAGTTGAAGGAGGACGACGCCGACAATCAGGGTCAGGACGGCGGTCAGGGCGAGGGCCAGGACAACGGCCAGGGCCAGGACGACGGCGGCCAGGACCAGGGCGACGGCAACGGCAACGGCGGTCAGGCCGGCAACGGCCCCGAGCAGTCCGACTTCGTCGACATCCAGTCCGTCCAGCCGAACGTCGACAACCCCCCCAACCAGCAGAACGCGTCCCGGGGCACGTTCACGACCGACTGTGGTGTGAACGAGAACGGGAAGTTCAACCCGGACAACGTGATCGTCGCTCCCGGTGTCGCCAACGGCGCCCACCACATGCACGACTACGTGGGCAACCAGGCCAACGACGCCTTCGCCAGCGACGACGACCTCGCCAACGGGCAGACGACCTGTGTGGACCAGGGCGACAAGTCGACGTACTACTGGCCGGTGCTGCGGCTGCAGAACGGGCAGCAGGAGAACGACGCCGACGCCGACGGCGGCGGCAAGGACCAGAACGTCGGTGAGATCCAGACGCCGTCGCAGGTCACGCTGAACTTCGTCGGCAGCCCGGTGTCCGAGGTGACGGCCATGCCGCGGTTCCTGCGGATCATCACCGGCGACGCCAAGGCGTTCGTCAACGGTGACGCGAACGCGAACGCGTCGTGGAGCTGCACCGGGTTCGAGGACCGCCAGCTGAAGGACAAGTACCCGATCTGCCCCGAGGGCAGCCAGGTGGTGCGGTCGTTCAAGTTCCAGAGCTGCTGGGACGGTCAGAACACCGACAGCGCCAACCACCGCACCCATGTCGCCTTCGCCCAGGACAACGGTGCCTGCCCCAACGGCTTCCGGGCCATTCCGCAGCTCGTGCAGCGCATCGTCTACGACGTGCCGCCGCCGGTCTTCGACGGGGCGAACCCGAGCGTCTTCGCGGTCGACTCGTTCCCGGAGCAGCTGCACAAGCCCATCACCGACCACGGCGACTTCATCAACGTCTTCGACGAGAACCTGATGGAGGAGCTGGTGAGCTGCATCAACGAGGGCCGCGAGTGCGGTCCCGGCGATGCGGGCGCACCTCCTGCCGACGGCGGTGACAACGGCGGTGACAACGGCGGTGACAACGGCGGTGACAACGGCGGTGACAACGGCGGTGACAACGGCGGTGACGACGGCGCCGGCAACGGGGAGAACCCCGCTGACCCGGCCCCGCCGAACGACGGCGCGACGGGCGGTCAGGACGCTCCCGACGCACCGGGCGAGCCGCAGAACCCCGGCGGCGACAACCCGCCCGCCGACGGTGGAGCGGGCGGTCAGGACGCACCCGGTGCCCCGGGCGGGGACGACAAGCCCGGCGCTGCCGCCGGTGCCGGTCAGGACGGCTCCGGTCAGAATGGTGCCGGTCAGGACGGCTCGGGCGGCGACGGCGGCTCCGGGGAGCAGAACGCCCCGGAAGGCGGCGGTGACGTGAAGGACCCCGAGGTCCTCGCCGGTTCCTCCGCCGGTTCCTCCGCCGGGTCGAACGGCTCGTCGCAGACCGGAACGGGCGACGGCGAACCCGCCGCCCAGGCCACGAAGGACGCGGGGGAGAACGATCCCGAGCCCAACGGCGGCAGCCGGCCCGTGGCCGCGGGACAGGGCGGCGGGCTCGCCGAGACGGGTGCCCAGCTGTGGCCGTCCGCAGCCGGAGCCGTGCTGCTCGTCGCGGGAGTCCTGCTGCTCCGTACGCGTCGTCCGCAGCGCGCGGCCGCACGCCGTCACTGA
- a CDS encoding VOC family protein, translating into MARDLPAAEEFYAKVLGWAFRPTRLGEEFSVGFLDGTPVAGIGALAESLAVAVAWTPYFAVDDADATASRIHERSATVAVGPLSFGTGRAALAADRDGAVFGIWQGKAIPDWSMGTDKAPAWLELRTRDAFEAAIFYAEVLDWACAQPGCCQVAYEEDHVVLRHQGDVVARITGGAAGEAPDPHIRPRWHVYFYVPDVDSAVRTAVGLGGRVAAPARAAGAEDWVTLVDPDGGLFTVTSNDPVPAAASSPR; encoded by the coding sequence ATGGCTCGTGACCTGCCTGCGGCGGAGGAGTTCTACGCGAAGGTGCTCGGGTGGGCGTTCCGTCCCACCCGACTGGGCGAGGAGTTCTCCGTCGGCTTCCTCGACGGCACTCCGGTCGCCGGTATCGGGGCGCTCGCGGAGAGCCTCGCGGTCGCCGTGGCGTGGACACCGTACTTCGCGGTGGACGACGCGGACGCGACCGCGTCCCGTATACACGAGCGCAGTGCCACGGTGGCCGTGGGCCCGCTCAGCTTCGGCACCGGCCGGGCTGCGCTGGCCGCGGACCGCGACGGCGCCGTGTTCGGCATCTGGCAGGGCAAGGCCATCCCCGACTGGAGCATGGGGACCGACAAGGCCCCCGCCTGGCTGGAGCTGCGCACCCGCGACGCCTTCGAAGCGGCGATCTTCTACGCCGAGGTGCTGGACTGGGCCTGCGCACAGCCGGGTTGCTGCCAGGTCGCCTACGAGGAAGACCACGTCGTCCTCCGCCACCAGGGGGACGTGGTCGCCCGGATCACCGGCGGGGCGGCCGGCGAGGCTCCCGACCCGCACATCCGCCCCCGCTGGCACGTGTACTTCTACGTGCCCGACGTGGACTCCGCCGTCCGTACGGCAGTCGGCCTCGGCGGCCGGGTCGCCGCACCGGCCCGAGCGGCCGGGGCGGAGGACTGGGTCACCCTCGTCGACCCCGACGGCGGCCTGTTCACCGTCACGTCGAACGATCCGGTGCCGGCGGCGGCTTCTTCCCCGCGCTGA
- a CDS encoding Fpg/Nei family DNA glycosylase, with the protein MPELPDVEGFREVLSSCGRGRRVTSIVVRDPAVLRGVTVRRLRREVEGQRFGEPRRRGKWLIAPTDDGPALVWHFGMTGALVCAASDEPLGPHDRVVLTLEDDRQLRYRDQRKLQGVQLAGSERAVTCILADLGPDALSVSREEFHELLGGRRGAVKNVLMDQSVLAGLGNLLSDEILWRAGVAPDRAARELSDAETRGLYTAMRRVLASSVRAARVPPRRTWLTGRREDSEPRCPRCDGPLRSRRLSGRRTLWCPHCQSRSRRAERDVHPAKGG; encoded by the coding sequence ATGCCCGAGCTGCCGGACGTCGAGGGCTTCCGTGAGGTGCTGAGCTCCTGCGGCCGTGGCCGCAGGGTGACGAGCATCGTGGTGCGCGACCCCGCGGTTCTGCGCGGGGTCACGGTGCGTCGGCTGCGGCGGGAGGTCGAGGGGCAGCGGTTCGGGGAGCCCCGGCGCCGCGGCAAGTGGCTGATCGCTCCCACGGACGACGGGCCCGCTCTCGTCTGGCACTTCGGCATGACGGGAGCCCTGGTCTGCGCCGCCTCGGACGAGCCGCTCGGTCCGCACGACCGAGTCGTGCTCACGCTCGAGGACGACCGGCAGTTGCGCTATCGCGACCAGCGCAAGCTCCAGGGCGTCCAGCTCGCCGGGAGCGAGCGGGCAGTCACGTGCATCCTCGCCGACCTCGGTCCCGACGCCCTGTCCGTCTCCCGTGAGGAGTTCCACGAGCTGCTCGGCGGGCGGCGGGGCGCCGTGAAGAACGTGCTGATGGACCAGTCCGTCCTCGCGGGTCTGGGCAATCTGCTCAGCGACGAGATCCTGTGGCGAGCAGGAGTGGCCCCGGACAGGGCCGCCCGAGAGCTGAGCGACGCGGAGACCCGCGGCCTGTACACGGCGATGCGCAGGGTCCTCGCGTCGTCCGTGCGCGCCGCACGCGTGCCTCCCAGGCGTACCTGGCTGACCGGCCGGCGGGAGGACTCCGAACCCCGGTGCCCGCGCTGCGACGGACCACTGCGCTCCCGCCGCCTCTCCGGCCGCCGCACCCTGTGGTGCCCGCACTGCCAGAGCCGCTCCCGTCGCGCGGAACGCGATGTTCATCCCGCAAAAGGCGGGTAG
- a CDS encoding nucleotidyltransferase family protein, producing the protein MDQAPTGNRSDGRRLHVAGSGDAPPGGRAPGAAGPPSGRAASLPQDHTQAILETTKHVAALLKASGHPFALAGSVAAHAHGVPAGFQHDTDFCIRSEDVDGVVQALRDGGVEIVPAPEDWLVKARSGDEDIDLIFHLAGGPVTDAMLERAPVLAVDSVRMPVLAPYDLLSSLLAALSEHHCDFAPLLTVARTLRELIDWDALREEHQRNPLPDAFLYLLERLGVIEPREPREAGP; encoded by the coding sequence ATGGACCAGGCCCCGACGGGGAACCGGAGCGACGGCCGTCGGCTGCACGTCGCCGGTAGCGGCGACGCCCCGCCGGGTGGCCGTGCCCCGGGTGCCGCCGGGCCGCCTTCCGGCCGGGCGGCATCGCTGCCGCAGGACCACACCCAGGCCATCCTGGAGACGACGAAGCACGTGGCCGCACTACTGAAGGCGTCCGGGCATCCCTTCGCGCTGGCCGGAAGCGTCGCCGCGCACGCCCACGGAGTGCCGGCGGGCTTCCAGCACGACACGGACTTCTGCATCCGGAGCGAGGACGTCGACGGGGTGGTCCAGGCGCTGCGGGACGGCGGCGTGGAAATCGTCCCCGCCCCGGAGGACTGGCTGGTCAAGGCCAGATCGGGCGATGAGGACATCGATCTGATCTTCCATCTGGCAGGCGGGCCGGTGACCGACGCCATGCTGGAACGCGCGCCCGTGCTGGCCGTCGACTCGGTGCGGATGCCGGTCCTGGCCCCGTACGACCTGCTCAGCAGCCTGCTCGCGGCCCTGTCCGAGCACCACTGCGACTTCGCGCCGCTGCTGACCGTCGCACGCACCCTGCGGGAGCTCATCGACTGGGACGCCCTGCGGGAGGAGCACCAGCGGAATCCGCTGCCGGACGCGTTCCTCTACCTGCTGGAACGTCTCGGCGTCATCGAACCACGGGAACCGAGGGAGGCCGGGCCGTGA
- a CDS encoding BON domain-containing protein, with the protein MKHTDTGEGAYRVARIRERLAGDDTAELGVRVEERGGAVLLTGTVSSPEQRDGILRTVRDELGDDTPVRSDLVVASTAAPDVHEELP; encoded by the coding sequence GTGAAGCACACCGACACCGGCGAGGGTGCCTACCGCGTCGCACGGATCCGCGAACGCCTGGCCGGGGACGACACCGCCGAACTGGGCGTCCGCGTCGAGGAACGCGGCGGCGCCGTGCTGCTCACCGGCACCGTGTCCTCGCCGGAACAGCGCGACGGGATCCTGCGCACCGTGCGGGACGAACTGGGCGACGACACCCCCGTCCGGTCCGACCTCGTGGTCGCCTCCACCGCCGCGCCCGACGTCCACGAGGAGCTGCCATGA
- a CDS encoding metallophosphoesterase family protein codes for MIRIAAVGDIHLGEDGRGRLRPAFDTLRDRADVFLLAGDLTRHGTVAEAEVVAGEVAGLPVPVVGVLGNHDYHGDQEAEITAVLGDAGVTVLEGDSAVLDIDGTKVGVAGTKGFCGGYAGRSAGEFGEPLMKEFVRYTRRCATNLRRSLEALAAEGSDVRIALTHFSPVPDTLAGEPPEIYPFLGSYLLAEAVDEGGADLAVHGHAHLGVEHGMTDGGVRVRNVAQPVIGRAFAVYDLRVPQRSGCVHRSTDPRTTPVDRKQPGSSRT; via the coding sequence ATGATCCGCATCGCGGCCGTCGGCGACATCCATCTCGGCGAGGACGGCCGGGGCAGGCTTCGCCCGGCCTTCGACACCCTCCGCGACCGCGCGGACGTCTTCCTGCTCGCGGGTGACCTCACCCGCCACGGCACCGTGGCCGAGGCCGAGGTCGTCGCCGGAGAAGTGGCGGGGTTGCCCGTGCCGGTCGTGGGCGTCCTCGGCAACCACGACTACCACGGCGATCAGGAGGCGGAGATCACGGCCGTGCTCGGGGACGCCGGGGTCACCGTCCTGGAGGGCGATTCGGCCGTGCTCGACATCGACGGCACGAAGGTCGGCGTCGCCGGTACGAAGGGCTTCTGCGGCGGCTACGCGGGCCGCAGCGCGGGAGAGTTCGGCGAACCGCTGATGAAGGAGTTCGTCCGCTACACCCGGCGCTGCGCGACGAACCTGCGCCGCTCGCTGGAGGCTCTGGCCGCGGAGGGCAGCGATGTGCGCATCGCCCTGACGCACTTCTCGCCCGTCCCCGACACCCTCGCCGGCGAGCCGCCCGAGATCTATCCGTTCCTCGGCAGCTATCTGCTGGCCGAGGCCGTCGATGAGGGGGGCGCGGACCTGGCCGTGCACGGCCATGCGCACCTCGGCGTGGAACACGGCATGACCGACGGCGGCGTGCGGGTGCGCAATGTGGCGCAGCCCGTGATCGGGCGCGCGTTCGCCGTCTACGACCTCCGCGTACCTCAACGGTCCGGGTGTGTCCACCGATCAACCGATCCCCGGACCACCCCCGTGGACCGGAAGCAGCCGGGCAGTAGCCGGACATGA
- a CDS encoding VOC family protein codes for MAVPKTAMLALDCAEPEALAEFYAALLGAEVRRTSDSDLIEVVGQDGSVLGFQRDHGLAPPSWPRPEDAQQAHLLVLLPRGDLDEAEREAVSLGATPMDVTDRGTPREARLLSDPAGHSFLLRARG; via the coding sequence ATGGCGGTTCCCAAGACGGCGATGCTAGCCCTCGACTGCGCCGAGCCGGAGGCGCTCGCCGAGTTCTACGCGGCGCTGCTCGGCGCCGAGGTGCGAAGGACGTCCGACTCCGATCTCATCGAGGTCGTCGGCCAGGACGGTTCCGTACTGGGCTTCCAGCGCGACCATGGACTCGCGCCCCCGAGCTGGCCCCGTCCGGAGGACGCCCAGCAGGCCCATCTGCTGGTCCTGCTGCCCAGGGGGGACCTGGACGAGGCGGAGCGCGAGGCCGTGAGCCTCGGGGCGACCCCGATGGACGTGACCGACCGGGGGACCCCGCGCGAGGCCCGGTTGCTGTCCGACCCGGCAGGCCACTCCTTCCTGCTGCGGGCCCGCGGGTAG
- a CDS encoding SRPBCC family protein, protein MSTIRESVEVDVPVSTAYNQWTQFEEFPNFMEGVEEVKQLDDRHNHWTTRIGGVHREFDTEIVDQLPDERITWRTTGGDTRQKGTVAFQRLDDTRTRVELVMDVEPTGAAERAAAMAGLIDRRVKADMRRFKDFVEGRGDESGAWRGRIRPTT, encoded by the coding sequence ATGAGCACGATCAGGGAATCCGTCGAGGTCGACGTCCCCGTCAGCACCGCGTACAACCAGTGGACGCAGTTCGAGGAGTTCCCGAACTTCATGGAGGGCGTCGAGGAGGTGAAGCAGCTCGACGACCGCCACAACCACTGGACCACCAGGATCGGCGGCGTCCACCGGGAGTTCGACACCGAGATCGTCGACCAGCTCCCGGACGAGCGCATCACCTGGCGCACCACCGGCGGTGACACCAGGCAGAAGGGTACGGTCGCCTTCCAGCGCCTGGACGACACGCGCACCCGTGTGGAGCTGGTGATGGATGTCGAACCCACCGGAGCCGCCGAGAGGGCCGCGGCCATGGCCGGACTGATCGACCGGCGGGTGAAGGCCGACATGCGGCGTTTCAAGGACTTCGTCGAGGGCCGGGGTGACGAGTCCGGGGCCTGGCGCGGACGCATCCGTCCCACCACCTGA
- a CDS encoding iron-containing redox enzyme family protein has product MSDTAADLRAPALPKPRGALSEAVIGRLTEGTPLPAVAVAAGTDPYGDDLQLALYLCYELHYRGFSGVDPALEWDPGLLGVRRALEDRFLAALRRDATRHETVDEAVAGLLVEPVRGASISHHLWHEGELWQLRELAAQRSLYHLKEADPHAWVLPRLWGRAKAGMAAVEFDEYGGGRADRIHARLFAALMEDLGLDTTYGRYVDSAPAPMLATVNVMSLFGLHRALRGCLVGHFATVEITSSPASRRMAGAMRRAGAGPAAEFFYDEHVEADAVHEQVVRREVIAGLLDEEPSLEADVAFGVDATVHLDERLERHVLAAWRDGRTSLRGRGLPARSDTGARMRATRAGGPAGTDDWADMSG; this is encoded by the coding sequence ATGAGTGACACAGCGGCCGACCTTCGGGCGCCGGCGCTGCCGAAGCCGCGGGGCGCGCTCTCCGAGGCGGTCATCGGCCGCCTCACCGAGGGAACGCCGCTTCCCGCGGTCGCGGTCGCCGCCGGGACGGACCCGTACGGCGACGATCTTCAGCTCGCCCTCTACCTCTGCTACGAGCTCCACTACCGCGGCTTCTCCGGGGTGGATCCGGCCCTGGAGTGGGATCCGGGCCTGCTCGGGGTGCGGCGCGCTCTGGAGGACCGTTTCCTGGCGGCCCTGCGGAGGGACGCCACCCGCCACGAGACCGTTGACGAGGCCGTGGCGGGGCTCCTGGTCGAGCCGGTCCGGGGCGCCTCGATATCGCACCATCTGTGGCACGAGGGAGAACTGTGGCAGCTGAGGGAGCTCGCGGCCCAGCGGTCCCTGTACCACCTCAAGGAGGCCGACCCGCACGCCTGGGTGCTGCCGAGGCTGTGGGGTCGGGCCAAGGCGGGGATGGCCGCCGTGGAGTTCGACGAGTACGGCGGCGGTCGGGCGGACCGGATCCACGCCCGACTCTTCGCCGCCCTCATGGAGGACCTGGGGCTGGACACCACGTACGGCCGCTATGTCGACTCGGCGCCCGCGCCGATGCTGGCGACGGTGAACGTCATGTCCCTGTTCGGGCTGCACCGCGCGCTGCGAGGCTGTCTGGTCGGGCACTTCGCGACCGTCGAGATCACGTCCTCACCGGCGTCGCGGCGGATGGCCGGGGCGATGCGCCGCGCCGGGGCCGGCCCCGCGGCCGAGTTCTTCTACGACGAGCACGTCGAGGCGGACGCCGTCCACGAGCAGGTCGTGCGGCGCGAGGTCATCGCCGGTCTTCTCGACGAGGAGCCCTCGCTGGAGGCCGATGTGGCGTTCGGTGTCGACGCCACCGTCCATCTCGACGAGCGCCTCGAGCGGCATGTGCTCGCCGCCTGGCGGGACGGTCGGACCTCGCTGAGGGGCAGGGGCCTGCCCGCCCGGTCGGATACCGGGGCCCGAATGCGGGCGACCCGTGCGGGCGGACCAGCGGGCACGGATGATTGGGCTGATATGTCAGGGTAA
- a CDS encoding HemK2/MTQ2 family protein methyltransferase gives MLPGVYAPQDDTVLLAGALRREVLPPRARVLDVGTGTGVLAVAAARRGARVTAVDISRSAVWTARLNALLARTPVRVLRGDLTAPVEGCAFDLVVANPPYVPSPGPPGRGAARAWDAGRDGRLVLDRICGEVPGLLRPGGVLLLVHSALSGERATLARLRSAGLRTEVTERRQVALGPVLRSRRVWLCRRGLLSPGGQREELVVIRAERTR, from the coding sequence ATGTTGCCGGGGGTGTACGCCCCGCAGGACGACACCGTCCTCCTCGCCGGGGCCCTCCGGCGGGAGGTGCTGCCGCCGAGGGCCAGGGTTCTCGACGTGGGCACCGGGACGGGCGTCCTGGCCGTGGCGGCGGCCAGACGCGGCGCCCGCGTCACCGCCGTGGACATCTCCCGGTCGGCGGTGTGGACGGCTCGGCTCAACGCACTGCTGGCCCGGACGCCGGTGCGGGTACTGCGTGGCGATCTCACCGCCCCCGTCGAGGGCTGCGCCTTCGACCTCGTCGTCGCCAACCCGCCGTACGTGCCCAGCCCCGGCCCGCCCGGCCGGGGTGCGGCGCGCGCCTGGGACGCCGGACGCGACGGACGGCTGGTGCTGGACCGGATCTGCGGTGAGGTGCCCGGGCTGCTGCGGCCGGGCGGGGTGCTGCTCCTCGTGCACTCGGCGCTGAGCGGTGAGCGGGCCACGCTGGCCCGGTTGCGGTCGGCCGGGCTGAGGACGGAGGTCACCGAGCGACGTCAGGTGGCTCTGGGGCCCGTCCTGCGGTCGAGGCGGGTGTGGCTGTGCCGCCGGGGCCTGCTGAGCCCGGGCGGTCAGAGGGAGGAACTGGTGGTCATCCGTGCCGAACGAACGCGGTGA
- a CDS encoding CDGSH iron-sulfur domain-containing protein → MPNERGEKPRRITARTDGPVLVEGPVEIVLEDGTVVSSDRFCVALCTCRRSLRFPWCDTSHRRRARD, encoded by the coding sequence GTGCCGAACGAACGCGGTGAGAAGCCGCGCCGCATCACCGCTCGGACCGACGGGCCGGTGCTCGTCGAGGGTCCGGTAGAGATCGTCCTCGAGGACGGAACCGTGGTTTCCTCGGACCGCTTCTGCGTCGCCCTGTGCACCTGCCGGAGAAGCCTTCGCTTCCCCTGGTGCGACACCAGTCACCGGCGCCGCGCACGCGACTGA
- a CDS encoding WhiB family transcriptional regulator, which translates to MTDVSRLPGAANHHWDWQLRAACRGADSSLFFHPPNERGDARDEREKKAKRVCGRCPVRRSCLRHALETRERFGVWGGLGERELRTLLGPARGEREERGRREAERGDRDRVCRPAA; encoded by the coding sequence ATGACGGATGTGTCGCGCCTGCCCGGCGCAGCGAACCACCACTGGGACTGGCAACTGCGCGCCGCCTGCCGGGGCGCGGACAGCAGCCTGTTCTTCCATCCGCCCAACGAGCGCGGTGACGCCCGGGACGAGCGGGAGAAGAAGGCCAAGCGCGTGTGCGGCCGGTGTCCGGTACGCAGGTCCTGTCTGCGCCACGCCCTGGAGACCCGTGAGCGGTTCGGCGTATGGGGCGGACTCGGCGAGCGCGAGCTCCGGACGCTGCTCGGGCCCGCCAGGGGCGAGCGGGAGGAGCGCGGCCGGCGGGAGGCCGAGCGGGGCGACCGGGACAGGGTGTGCCGCCCGGCCGCCTGA
- a CDS encoding NAD-dependent epimerase/dehydratase family protein, protein MNGTTPDGTGLRVVVVGATGNAGTSVVEALSGHPGVASLVGLARRIPSWRPDRTTWAAADIDPGGADLVPLLTGADAVIHLAWKFQPTHDPVTTWRTNVLGAIRVFEAAAAAGVPALVHASSVGAYSPGPKTNAVDESWPTHGWPQAAYCREKAYLERYLDAYEHRNPATRVVRMRPGFLFKRESASQQRRLFAGRLLPAHLVRPSLVPAVPDLPGLTFQALHTDDAAAAYREAVVRPVRGAFNLAAAPPLDAAGLARILEARPLRLPLPPVRAALSAAWRLRLVPASPDLFDAVLRLPLMDCSRARDELGWTPRHTAVEAVREFLDGLHAQAGMDTAPLAA, encoded by the coding sequence ATGAACGGGACGACCCCCGACGGGACCGGACTGCGCGTGGTGGTCGTCGGGGCCACCGGCAACGCCGGGACGAGCGTGGTGGAGGCACTCTCCGGGCATCCGGGCGTGGCCTCGCTCGTCGGACTGGCCCGCCGGATCCCCTCCTGGCGGCCGGACCGCACCACCTGGGCGGCCGCCGACATCGACCCCGGCGGCGCCGACCTCGTGCCGCTCCTCACCGGAGCCGACGCCGTCATTCATCTGGCCTGGAAGTTCCAGCCCACCCACGATCCCGTGACGACCTGGCGGACCAACGTGCTCGGCGCCATCCGCGTCTTCGAGGCGGCGGCCGCTGCCGGCGTGCCCGCGTTGGTCCACGCCTCATCGGTCGGGGCCTACTCACCGGGTCCCAAGACCAATGCGGTGGACGAGAGCTGGCCCACCCACGGCTGGCCCCAGGCGGCGTACTGCCGCGAGAAGGCGTACCTGGAGCGCTACCTCGACGCCTACGAACACCGGAATCCCGCGACGCGGGTCGTGCGGATGCGCCCGGGGTTCCTGTTCAAGCGCGAGTCCGCCTCCCAGCAGCGCCGGCTGTTCGCGGGCCGTCTCCTGCCCGCGCATCTCGTCCGCCCGTCGCTCGTGCCCGCCGTACCCGATCTGCCAGGGCTGACGTTCCAGGCGCTGCACACCGACGACGCGGCGGCCGCGTACCGGGAGGCCGTCGTCCGGCCGGTCCGGGGCGCATTCAACCTCGCCGCGGCCCCGCCTCTGGACGCGGCCGGACTCGCGCGGATCCTGGAGGCACGACCGCTGCGGCTTCCGCTCCCGCCGGTGCGGGCCGCGCTGTCCGCGGCCTGGCGGCTGCGCCTGGTGCCCGCTTCGCCCGATCTTTTCGACGCGGTACTGCGGCTGCCGCTGATGGACTGTTCGCGTGCCCGGGACGAACTCGGCTGGACGCCGCGCCACACGGCCGTCGAGGCGGTACGGGAATTCCTCGACGGCCTGCACGCTCAGGCCGGGATGGACACCGCCCCACTGGCGGCGTGA
- a CDS encoding peptidylprolyl isomerase, with translation MSNDVFFDITINDEPAGRIVFTLFDDVVPKTARNFRELATGEHGFGYEGSGFHRVIPDFMLQGGDFTAGNGTGGKSIYGEKFADENFQIKHTKPGQLSMANAGPNTNGSQFFITTIVTDWLDNKHVVFGEVVEGMDVVKRIESLGSRNGATQAKITIAKSGVVEG, from the coding sequence ATGAGCAACGACGTTTTCTTCGACATCACCATCAACGACGAGCCCGCCGGGCGGATCGTCTTCACGCTGTTCGACGACGTGGTCCCCAAGACCGCGCGCAACTTCCGTGAGCTCGCCACCGGCGAGCACGGCTTCGGCTACGAGGGCTCCGGCTTCCACCGCGTCATCCCCGACTTCATGCTCCAGGGCGGTGACTTCACGGCCGGCAACGGCACGGGCGGCAAGAGCATCTACGGCGAGAAGTTCGCCGACGAGAACTTCCAGATCAAGCACACCAAGCCCGGTCAGCTGTCCATGGCCAACGCGGGCCCGAACACCAACGGCTCGCAGTTCTTCATCACGACCATCGTCACCGACTGGCTGGACAACAAGCACGTCGTGTTCGGCGAGGTCGTCGAGGGCATGGACGTCGTCAAGCGGATCGAGTCCCTGGGATCGCGCAACGGCGCCACCCAGGCGAAGATCACCATCGCCAAGTCGGGCGTCGTCGAGGGCTGA